GTCTGGTTGGTGGCAGTGCTAGCAAGAGAATCAGATCACAAATCAGTCACCCATATGCTAGACATGGCTTTCCCCATGTGTCCCCAGTGCTACCAATCCAATCACGAAGACCCGTTGCATCCCTGAGAGCTCAGCTGCCACCACTTCCTGTCGACACTTCCTCGAGAAATTCCTCCTCGGATTTTCACGACCATCATCAACCTCTTCCTTAGTCGTATTGAGCTGGAACTGATGCGGTCTTGGGAACCCGCAGACAGTTCTGAGGCTCAAGGAACTCAACAAGACTTGTTCCCCTGACATCATCTTCCTCTCTGAAACTAAAAATCAGGATGAATTCGTTATGGATGAACTGTCCCCTCTAAACTTTGATGGCCAATTCCTCTTCTCACCAATCTCCCCAGCTTCAGGTGGTTTGGCTCTCCTGTGGAAAACAGATATTGATTTTCAGATTCCGAACACAACTAAGAACTTTATCGATACACATATCACATATAAGGGTACCTCTTTCAATGGAACATTTGTGTATGGTGCACCTGATATCCCAAGTAGAAGGGAGGTATGGAATAATCTTGAGGACCTAGCTCTCTCCAGAGACAGTGTGTGGTTCCTCATAGGGGATTTCAACGAGTTCACTGACAACTCGGAGAAATCTGGTGGAGTGGATAGACCAGAAAGCTCCTTCGTCCCCTTTAGATCATTTCTCTCGGCGTGTGATCTCTTCGACATCAAACACACAAGCAACTATCTCTCATGGCGGGGACAAAGACATACACACTTGGTACACTGTCGCCTTGACAGAGCTATGGCAAATAGCAGATGGTCAGATCTCTTCCCAAGCGTTCGCTCACACTACCATAAGTTCGAGGCCTCCGATCATCGACCGCTGCTTGCAACCTTTGAATCCAAGAAGAGAAAACCCTCCAGACTGTTTAGATACAACAGACGCCTGTGAGATAATCCAGAAGTCTCTGAGCTGGTTGAGAAGTTATAGACTTCATCTCCTGCGGAGTCAATAGCAGAGCGTATCAATAGGTGCAGACAAGCCATTGCAACATGGAGTAGAACCAAATACATCATCAGCAAGAAATTGATAGAGGGACTTAAATAGGCTTTGGACTTAGCTTTATCAGCGCAATCCCACGATAACAGCTTGATTTCACACCTCAACCTTCAGCTCCTCCGGGCTTACAAAGCAGATGAGGAATTCTGGAAGCAACGTAGCCATCTGCTATGGCTCACTCTTGGAGATAAGAACACTACTTTCTTCCATGCCTTAACCAATTGTAGACGAGCCCGCAACATAATCTCTGTAATTGAAGACACAGCGGGTACATCGGTTTTTGAGGATGAGCAGATTGCCCAAGTGATCTCCAAGTACTTCAGTGACATCTTCTCCTCATCTGGTGCATCTGCAGAGGAAGTGGTTAATAGGGCTATCTTTCCATGTATCTTGCCAGAAACAAATGAACAGCTTACAGCCTTACCTTCTTCACTGGAAATCAAAGAGGCAATGTTCGCTATCCACCCTGACAAGGCTCCAGGCCCGGATAGTTTCTCTGCTAGCTTCTTCCAATCCAACTGGGAGGTTGTTGGAGCTGCAATCATCAAAGAGATACAACAAATTTTATCACAGGGACACTTCCAAGTACAATCAACTCTACTCACATCCGCCTGATTCCAAAGATTCTAAACCCTAAAGCAGTCTCAGATTATAGGCCTATTGCTCTCTGCAATGTATACTACAAAACAATTTCAAAATTGTTGTCTCTTCGGCTCAAACATGTTTTGCAGAGCATAGTGTCGGAGAATCAGTTTGCCTTCATTTCAGGTCGAACCATCTCGGACAATGTCCTTATAACTCACAAGATGCTCCATTATTTGAAAATCTCAGGTGCTGTCAAACACTGCGCAAACTGACATTAGCAAGGCCTATGATAGGCTAGAGTGAAACTTTATTCGATGTGTTCTAGAACGCATGGGTTTTAGCCAAACCTGGATTTTCTGGATAATGCAGTGTGTATCAACTGTCTCCTACGCCTTCCTTCTCAACAATGAAGTAGTGAGAAATGTAATACCTACGAGAGTCATCCGACAGGGGGACCCTTTGCCCCCATATATCTTCATCATTTGTGGAGATGTTCTCTCTGGACTCTGCAAAAAAGCTCAAGAGTTAGGAACTTTGCCGGGAATCATGGTCTCAAGAAACAGTCCTAAGATCAATCACCTGCTGTTCGCGGATGATACAATGATCTTTACTAGATCAGACCCTAGCAGCTGCGATGCACTAATGGAGATCCTTTGTGCTTACGAGCTAGCTTCTGGCCAGAAAATCAACCCCCTTAAATCCTCGATCTCCTTCTCTAGTGAGACTCCAACAGAAACAAGAGCAAGAGTTAAAATCCAACTGGGAATTGAGAAAGAGGGTGGGGTTGGGAAATACCTGGGGCTTCCGGAATACTTTGGCAGGAGGAAAAAAGACTTATTTTCATCTATTATAGACAACATGCACCAACGCTCCATTGGATGGTCTACACAATTCCTCTCCACTGCAGGGAAAGCAACAATGCTACAATCAGTTCTCTCAGCCGTTCCTACCTATCCTATGACATGCTTCCTACTCCCGGTAAGCCTTTGTAAGAGAATACAATCGGAACTTACCAGATTCTGGTGGGACGCGAAGGCTGGTGAGAGAAAAATTTCTTGGGTCTCCTGGGACAAGCTTATGATGCCTAAGAGTGAACGGGGGCTAGGCTCCGTGACATACAAACCTTTAATCAAGCTCTTCTGGCGAAAATAGCTTGAAGACTACTCACTTCGCCCACCTGCCTTTTTTCCCGAATCATCTTGGGCAAATACTGTCACAAGACATCCTTTCTGAAGATCACAGCTTCATCAGCCATCTCACACGGTTGGAGAGGCATCCTCCATGGCCGAGACCTCCTCATACATCACCTAGGTAAAACTATAGGCAATGGAGAGACAACAAGCCTCTGGCTTGACTCCTGGATCAAACCAAACGCAGAGCTGAGATTCCAGGGCCCCGTCCTACAACAAGACATGGATCTTATGGTCTCAGATATTCTAACAAGAGAAATTAGAGAATGAAATCGAGCCCGCATAGACAATTGATGCCTGAACTCACATTGCATATCATGTCGCTCCGACCGAGTATCTTGACCTCTCAAGATGCCTACGTCTGGCCACTCAATAGCAGTGGAGTATATTCAGCGAAGTCGGGGTATAACGCTTTGATCACCTCAAAGCCCCGAGCTCTTACAAACCCACGTCTTGTAAACTGGGACTGGAAGAAGAATCTCTGGAACCCTCCTCTATTGCCAAAAATAAAGATCTTCTTATGAAAAATCTTACATAATGCGATATCTACGGGAGAGAATCTACAAAAAAGAGGAATGCTCACCAATACCCTTTGCTCCCGATGTGGCGCCGTGGAGACACATGGGCATATGTTCTTCCAGTGTAGCTTCGCAAGATAAGTTTGGGAACTAGCCCCATGGTCTTCACACAACGATTTCCCCCAAGCTACAACTTTTGTCGCTGCATTCCAAAGCTCGTACCTTCAGAAGAATCTACCTCCCTATGGGATCATGGGTAATGTATTCCCTTGGATCTCTTGGCATCTCTGGACCACGAGGAACAAACTCATCTTTGATTCCAGATCTACTACTCCACATGAAGTTGTGGTACAATCGATCTGCGCCATGAGAGATTGGGAATCATCCCAATCATCTCTCCCCTCTGCTGCCCTCAAACAGTTACCACCGACGCCACCGCCGATTATTCCGACAGCTACAATCTTCTGCAACACGGACGCGGCTTGGAAATCGGACTTCAACTCGGCTGGTCTCGCCTGGATCTTCTCTGATCAATCAGGCCTGGAGATTGCTAGCTCTTCATCAGCACAAGATCATGTCGCCTCCCCATGCATGGCTGAAGCCATCGCAATCCGAGATGCCCTACTCCACGCGGCTTCTCTCAACTACTCCCACATCTGTCTGAGAACAGATTCTCAAGTGATTGCCCAAGCAATCAACAGGAGATCATCGACGATGAAACTCTACGGCTATCAGACATTGACTCCCTTATCTTTTCAACCTCTTCGCCTTTTGTTTTTTGCTTCGTTGTTTTCATTCCCCGTACGGCCAATGGGCCTGCAGACCAGCTAGCGAAAGCCCAATTTGCTTCTCATTTGCGTGTAAACTCTAGGGCCTGATTGGCCCATTGTTTTTTACTTTTAATTATTAATATATGATTTTGAACGACAAAAAAAAAAAAATTACTCTACCGTCTCACCAATCACACCCAATATATTTTATTTTAACCAAGTTAAATTATTTTGTTACATATTACGGGAGGTTAATTTTTCAACATAATTCTCTTGAAAACATTTCCCTATGTTTGGTTGTGATTATGCTTATTATTTGAGGAGGATTAGTTTAAACTATATGACCTCGTGGTTGTGGGATCTATATCATCAAAAGAAAAGAATTAGGTTATATTCAAATTTGATCATACCTTTTGTATAAATGGTTTTTTTGTAAAGTTATAGTTTAATGTGTGGGATGAGCTGGTGTTTCATATATTGGGAAAAGGATCGGACAAAGCACATTAAAAAGCTAAATAATTGTGGAATAAAACAAGATAAAAAGACACAAGGACGAATTACAATTTATATTGTTATAAGTTTTTTTAATACAAAATATCCTTTTTAGACATCCAATTAATTAATATGTTGATGAAACATGCTCTTTACCTTTTAAGTATAAGATTTACATATGGTTTAGGAAAATAAATTAGGTAAATCGTTTTGGCACTTTATATATAAATACAAACGCAGAATGAGCTATACGACGGCGGCCAACGTGTTGTACAATTTCTAGCACCTCATATGAAAGGAAACAAATGAACAAGAGCACAAATAATGATACTAGCTAGTTTTGTCGTTGCCAAAGGTAAGATTCTAAATGCATGGGTGGCGGCACCGTCACCGAATTGAATGACAATATATGACTCGAGTGGAGTATTTTTTTTTCTTTCTTTTTGGTTTCCTCATTATGTTAGATATAAAAATTCAACGTAACTTGTATGGTGCAAAATACAAAAAATGAAGCTCTGTATTTGTGTTTACATGTTATGCATCTCCCTTGACCTAATTTATTCTACACCCATTTATAATTAATGCATACATAAATAATAATAGGTGTCTTTCTGCACCATGTGCAGTAAAAAAATTTAAAATATTTTTTAACAGATAAATATAAATTATATTTTAAAATAAAATTTTATTAATATTGTAAATTTTCTTTTTTATCAATATTTTAATATAAATTTGATTTGATTAAACATAAAAATTATATTTAAGAATATGCATGTATATATTTGAAATTATAATCTTAGATAGATTTTTCTATCTATTTATTTTAATTAAATATATTAAATAAATTTGTAAAAGTTGCATAATTACCAAAAATTAAATTAAACAATATTTATAAAATTTATAGATATATAAGAAAATAATAATTTTACGATTAAATTTTTATAATTTNNNNATGTGGCAAAATCACTTCGCAAATATAGTCTAGGTGATCGTAAACAATTTTGTAATAAAATTGTATAATTAAAAAATATATAATTAAATTATATTTCGAAATTTATAATGCCATATTTTAATATATTTATTTTAATGATGATTTATGAGTTATTTCCATATTCTAAAAAAATTCCAAAAACATAAATTGACATTAAATGTAATATATGAGTTATTACCATATTTTAAAAAGTTTACCAAAAATATAAATTAACATTAAATGCAATTGTCCATATCATATTAAGTTATAAGACATGTCATCAATTTCAGTAGCCATGTCATATTTGTTTTGTGAAATTAGTTGTAGAAATGATATGTGGCAAAATCACTTCGCAAATATAGTTTAGGGATATCACCAACTGAAACTACTTCAAATTTTATGTTTCATAATTCTATAATTTACTTGAAAGTGGATCACGAAGATGGAAGTATATAATTAGGAAATTTAATTTGATTTTTCAGGTAAAGAAAAACGGAGTACTGTTTTGACAAACAAGTATATATTCATACCAAAAAAAAAACAAGTATTATATTGCATGACTAGCTTTTATTGGCTAGATGGCCTTTCAATTAGAATGTTGAAAATTTTCCACTACTTCTCTATAATTCGTTTTCGATTGGTTTTCTTTTCAACTTTTGCATCAACATGCACCAAATTTTAGCAGAAAAAAAAACTTTTGCATCAACATACCGCATAAATATATATATACTAATATAAAAACCCATATATGTGTATAATTATCCAATAATTGTATTTTTGGATCATAAAGTAAGTTAGGGCATGCGGCACTGACAATGATTAATCCATTTAAATTCTATTTATCAATCCATCTAATCAATGTAAACTATCTCATTACTTTTTTGACATGAAAAACATCAAATCGTAAAAGAAAAGAAAAGAAATGCAATAGAAAAGTAACCTTTTTATTTCAAAACCTCAAAATATTAATCAATAACTCAATCATAGCTCAGCTCTTTTAATGACAGTGTAAAGCTGTAAGAGTAATCAAACTGAAAGCAATTACGTTTAAATAAATAGAGAAAATACTCATATAATTTATTCAGCAATTTTGGTCACAAACATTTTCTGTGTCTATAACTAGTAATTCTGATCCATCAAGAGTAGAAAAATAGTGAAATTTATTACTTCAACGCAAAATAATGAACTAAATGAATTCAAATATGTCTATTGCTACTCCAGAGAGGTGTAGAAAACTACTAGTATAAAAAAACCTCTTTTTGCTGTTGAAAAAAAAACACTCTTTCTCAAAGCTTTTCACAGAGCTTGTGAGCAGTTATACAGTATTTATCTTTTTGCCACAGCTTTACCAAAACTAAAATAAAAGATATATTTTCAAAAATTATATATTATGGAAAGACAATTTAAAAAAAAAAAACATGGAAAACATATTTGCAGGTAATGGTAAAATGGACATATTGATCTTCGCTTGTAGAAAAAAAAAATATATATATATAAAGACCACACTACAAGAAAACACAAATTTAACGACGGCCAAAATCGTCGTTATTTCCTCGGAAAAGAAGGCTTACGAGGAAATGGCGATGAAAGGCGTTTCGTCGTTATATGATTGTCGTAAGAGAAGATTCGTCGCCATTTCCTCGTTAATTAGCGAGGTTATATTTTCCTCGTAAAGAAGAATTAAGTTTTCGTCGTAAAGACCACGTGGGGTTTCCACGTAACGCGGTCGTTGTGCTTCCTCGTAAGAAACTCGTAAATGATTCGTCGTAAAAGACACGCAAAAACCTCTAAATAAATTCGTCGTAATAAAAACGTAAGNNNNNNNNNNNNNNNNNNNNNNNNNNNNNNNNNNNNNNNNNNNNNNNNNNNNNNNNNNNNNNNNNNNNNNNNNNNNNNNNNNNNNNNNNNNNNNNNNNNNNNNNNNNNNNNNNNNNNNNNNNNNNNNNNNNNNNNNNNNNNNNNNNNNNNNNNNNNNNNNNNNNNNNNNNNNNNNNNNNNNNNNNNNNNNNNNNNNNNNNNNNNNNNNNNNNNNNNNNNNNNNNNNNNNNNNNNNNNNNNNNNNNNNNNNNNNNNNNNNNNNNNNNNNNNNNNNNNNNNNNNNNNNNNNNNNNNNNNNNNNNNNNNNNNNNNNNNNNNNNNNNNNNNNNNNNNNNNNNNNNNNNNNNNNNNNNNNNNNNNNNNNNNNNNNNNNNNNNNNNNNNNNNNNNNNNNNNNNNNNNNNNNNNNNNNNNNNNNNNNNNNNNNNNNNNNNNNNNNNNNNNNNNNNNNNNNNNNNNNNNNNNNNNNNNNNNNNNNNNNNNNNNNNNNNNNNNNNNNNNNNNNNNNNNNNNNNNNNNNNNNNNNNNNNNNNNNNNNNNNNNNNNNNNNNNNNNNNNNNNNNNNNNNNNNNNNNNNNNNNNNNNNNNNNNNNNNNNNNNNNNNNNNNNNNNNNNNNNNNNNNNNNNNNNNNNNNNNNNNNNNNNNNNNNNNNNNNNNNNNNNNNNNNNNNNNNNNNNNNNNNNNNNNNNNNNNNNNNNNNNNNNNNNNNNNNNNNNNNNNNNNNNNNNNNNNNNNNNNNNNNNNNNNNNNNNNNNNNNNNNNNNNNNNNNNNNNNNNNNNNNNNNNNNNNNNNNNNNNNNNNNNNNNNNNNNNNNNNNNNNNNNNNNNNNNNNNNNNNNNNNNNNNNNNNNNNNNNNNNNNNNNNNNNNNNNNNNNNNNNNNNNNNNNNNNNNNNNNNNNNNNNNNNNNNNNNNNNNNNNNNNNNNNNNNNNNNNNNNNNNNNNNNNNNNNNNNNNNNNNNNNNNNNNNNNNNNNNNNNNNNNNNNNNNNNNNNNNNNNNNNNNNNNNNNNNNNNNNNNNNNNNNNNNNNNNNNNNNNNNNNNNNNNNNNNNNNNNNNNNNNNNNNNNNNNNNNNNNNNNNNNNNNNNNNNNNNNNNNNNNNNNNNNNNNNNNNNNNNNNNNNNNNNNNNNNNNNNNNNNNNNNNNNNNNNNNNNNNNNNNNNNNNNNNNNNNNNNNNNNNNNNNNNNNNNNNNNNNNNNNNNNNNNNNNNNNNNNNNNNNNNNNNNNNNNNNNNNNNNNNNNNNNNNNNNNNNNNNNNNNNNNNNNNNNNNNNNNNNNNNNNNNNNNNNNNNNNNNNNNNNNNNNNNNNNNNNNNNNNNNNNNNNNNNNNNNNNNNNNNNNNNNNNNNNNNNNNNNNNNNNNNNNNNNNNNNNNNNNNNNNNNNNNNNNNNNNNNNNNNNNNNNNNNNNNNNNNNNNNNNNNNNNNNNNNNNNNNNNNNNNNNNNNNNNNNNNNNNNNNNNNNNNNNNNNNNNNNNNNNNNNNNNNNNNNNNNNNNNNNNNNNNNNNNNNNNNNNNNNNNNNNNNNNNNNNNNNNNNNNNNNNNNNNNNNNNNNNNNNNNNNNNNNNNNNNNNNNNNNNNNNNNNNNNNNNNNNNNNNNNNNNNNNNNNNNNNNNNNNNNNNNNNNNNNNNNNNNNNNNNNNNNNNNNNNNNNNNNNNNNNNNNNNNNNNNNNNNNNNNNNNNNNNNNNNNNNNNNNNNNNNNNNNNNNNNNNNNNNNNNNNNNNNNNNNNNNNNNNNNNNNNNNNNNNNNNNNNNNNNNNNNNNNNNNNNNNNNNNNNNNNNNNNNNNNNNNNNNNNNNNNNNNNNNNNNNNNNNNNNNNNNNNNNNNNNNNNNNNNNNNNNNNNNNNNNNNNNNNNNNNNNNNNNNNNNNNNNNNNNNNNNNNNNNNNNNNNNNNNNNNNNNNNNNNNNNNNNNNNNNNNNNNNNNNNNNNNNNNNNNNNNNNNNNNNNNNNNNNNNNNNNNNNNNNNNNNNNNNNNNNNNNNNNNNNNNNNNNNNNNNNNNNNNNNNNNNNNNNNNNNNNNNNNNNNNNNNNNNNNNNNNNNNNNNNNNNNNNNNNNNNNNNNNNNNNNNNNNNNNNNNNNNNNNNNNNNNNNNNNNNNNNNNNNNNNNNNNNNNNNNNNNNNNNNNNNNNNNNNNNNNNNNNNNNNNNNNNNNNNNNNNNNNNNNNNNNNNNNNNNNNNNNNNNNNNNNNNNNNNNNNNNNNNNNNNNNNNNNNNNNNNNNNNNNNNNNNNNNNNNNNNNNNNNNNNNNNNNNNNNNNNNNNNNNNNNNNNNNNNNNNNNNNNNNNNNNNNNNNNNNNNNNNNNNNNNNNNNNNNNNNNNNNNNNNNNNNNNNNNNNNNNNNNNNNNNNNNNNNNNNNNNNNNNNNNNNNNNNNNNNNNNNNNNNNNNNNNNNNNNNNNNNNNNNNNNNNNNNNNNNNNNNNNNNNNNNNNNNNNNNNNNNNNNNNNNNNNNNNNNNNNNNNNNNNNNNNNNNNNNNNNNNNNNNNNNNNNNNNNNNNNNNNNNNNNNNNNNNNNNNNNNNNNNNNNNNNNNNNNNNNNNNNNNNNNNNNNNNNNNNNNNNNNNNNNNNNNNNNNNNNNNNNNNNNNNNNNNNNNNNNNNNNNNNNNNNNNNNNNNNNNNNNNNNNNNNNNNNNNNNNNNNNNNNNNNNNNNNNNNNNNNNNNNNNNNNNNNNNNNNNNNNNNNNNNNNNNNNNNNNNNNNNNNNNNNNNNNNNNNNNNNNNNNNNNNNNNNNNNNNNNNNNNNNNNNNNNNNNNNNNNNNNNNNNNNNNNNNNNNNNNNNNNNNNNNNNNNNNNNNNNNNNNNNNNNNNNNNNNNNNNNNNNNNNNNNNNNNNNNNNNNNNNNNNNNNNNNNNNNNNNNNNNNNNNNNNNNNNNNNNNNNNNNNNNNNNNNNNNNNNNNNNNNNNNNNNNNNNNNNNNNNNNNNNNNNNNNNNNNNNNNNNNNNNNNNNNNNNNNNNNNNNNNNNNNNNNNNNNNNNNNNNNNNNNNNNNNNNNNNNNNNNNNNNNNNNNTTGAACAACACCGATTTTT
The DNA window shown above is from Brassica oleracea var. oleracea cultivar TO1000 chromosome C3, BOL, whole genome shotgun sequence and carries:
- the LOC106330230 gene encoding uncharacterized protein LOC106330230, which codes for MGNVFPWISWHLWTTRNKLIFDSRSTTPHEVVVQSICAMRDWESSQSSLPSAALKQLPPTPPPIIPTATIFCNTDAAWKSDFNSAGLAWIFSDQSGLEIASSSSAQDHVASPCMAEAIAIRDALLHAASLNYSHICLRTDSQVIAQAINRRSSTMKLYGYQTLTPLSFQPLRLLFFASLFSFPVRPMGLQTS